One genomic window of Arthrobacter sp. KBS0703 includes the following:
- a CDS encoding NAD(P)/FAD-dependent oxidoreductase translates to MTPHVVEREFDVIVIGAGAAGENAADRVVQGGLTAVLVEAELVGGECSYWACMPSKALLRPGTALHGAQTVPGASEAVTRTLDAAAVLKSRDSFTSKWQDDSQVAWVEESGIELVRGHGWITAPRAVEVAGLDGNSYVLTARHAVVLANGSTPDRPPIDGLAEVPYWGTREATSAKEIPERLAVLGGGVAGTELAQAFARLGSAVTLVARSGLLRNFPAEAAKLVAAGLRADGVEIRLDTKTQSVRENGDGSLTLTLDGGETVSVDKLLVSTGRHPALEGLGLESVGLAAADGKALRLSTDTTGLVQGAAGSDDGPWLYAVGDAAGKALLTHQGKYEARATGAAIAARAKGELKGEPADWSRYAQTADDHAVPNVVFTDPELANVGRSVEQARKDGYNVSSVELPIAVAGSSLHAKNYEGWAQLVIDEDRKVLLGATFAGPDIAELLHAATIAVVGGVPLDRLWHAVPSYPTISEVWLRLLEKYGL, encoded by the coding sequence ATGACGCCACATGTTGTTGAACGGGAATTCGATGTCATTGTGATCGGCGCCGGCGCCGCAGGTGAAAACGCCGCAGACCGGGTCGTCCAGGGCGGCCTGACCGCCGTATTGGTGGAGGCCGAACTGGTGGGCGGCGAATGCTCCTACTGGGCCTGCATGCCGTCCAAGGCCCTGCTCCGTCCCGGCACGGCGCTCCACGGTGCCCAGACGGTCCCCGGGGCCAGCGAGGCGGTCACCCGGACCCTCGACGCCGCGGCCGTCCTGAAAAGCCGCGACAGCTTCACCTCCAAGTGGCAGGACGACAGCCAAGTCGCATGGGTGGAGGAGTCCGGCATTGAGCTGGTCCGCGGGCATGGCTGGATCACCGCGCCGCGGGCCGTGGAAGTCGCCGGCCTGGACGGCAACTCGTACGTGCTGACGGCGCGTCACGCCGTCGTCCTGGCGAACGGCTCCACGCCTGACCGGCCGCCCATCGACGGACTTGCCGAGGTTCCCTATTGGGGAACCCGCGAGGCAACGTCAGCCAAGGAAATTCCGGAACGGCTCGCCGTCCTGGGCGGGGGCGTCGCCGGAACGGAGCTCGCCCAGGCCTTTGCCCGCCTCGGATCGGCCGTGACGCTGGTGGCGCGCAGCGGCCTCCTGCGGAACTTTCCCGCGGAGGCCGCGAAGCTCGTTGCCGCCGGGCTCCGCGCCGACGGGGTGGAAATCCGCCTGGACACCAAGACGCAGAGCGTCCGCGAAAACGGGGACGGCTCCCTGACCCTGACGCTCGACGGCGGCGAAACTGTTTCGGTGGACAAGCTGCTGGTCTCGACGGGCAGGCACCCGGCACTGGAGGGGCTCGGCCTGGAGAGCGTGGGGCTCGCAGCCGCCGACGGAAAGGCCTTAAGGCTGAGCACGGACACCACCGGCCTGGTGCAAGGCGCCGCCGGCAGTGACGACGGACCGTGGCTCTATGCGGTGGGGGACGCAGCCGGCAAGGCCCTGCTCACGCACCAAGGCAAGTACGAGGCCCGCGCCACCGGCGCCGCCATCGCGGCCCGCGCCAAAGGTGAGCTGAAGGGCGAGCCCGCGGACTGGAGCCGCTATGCGCAGACGGCAGACGACCATGCCGTTCCCAATGTGGTGTTCACGGACCCGGAGCTGGCGAATGTCGGCCGGTCCGTGGAACAGGCCCGGAAGGACGGCTACAACGTGTCGTCCGTGGAACTGCCCATCGCCGTTGCCGGCTCGTCACTGCACGCCAAGAACTACGAGGGCTGGGCGCAGCTCGTGATCGACGAGGACCGTAAGGTCCTGCTCGGCGCCACCTTTGCCGGCCCCGACATCGCCGAGCTGCTGCACGCGGCGACCATCGCGGTCGTCGGCGGGGTGCCCCTCGACCGGCTCTGGCACGCCGTCCCCTCCTACCCCACCATCAGCGAAGTCTGGCTCCGGCTCCTGGAGAAGTACGGTCTCTGA
- a CDS encoding LysE family translocator yields the protein MIAGTDFGTGVSMAAASGMALTALGMVLTPGPNMVYLVSRSVSQGPVAGMISLAGTCAGFLVYMTMANLGLAMVFVAVPWLYAGMKAAGVLYLAYLAWQALKPGGRGVFDVRALSRDSARKLFRTGLLTNLLNPKTAVMYLALIPQFIDAGRGGTIVQGFSLGAIQIAMSMLVNALIVLGAGAISAFLSARPSWTKWQRRVTGSALGLVAVLLAREVPERARI from the coding sequence ATGATCGCGGGGACAGACTTCGGAACGGGGGTCTCGATGGCAGCGGCAAGCGGGATGGCTCTAACGGCACTCGGCATGGTGCTCACGCCGGGCCCGAACATGGTCTACCTGGTCTCGCGCAGTGTGAGTCAAGGGCCGGTGGCGGGAATGATTTCTCTCGCAGGCACCTGTGCTGGCTTCCTCGTCTACATGACGATGGCGAACCTCGGGCTCGCGATGGTGTTCGTCGCGGTGCCGTGGCTCTATGCCGGAATGAAGGCCGCAGGAGTCCTCTACTTGGCCTACCTCGCGTGGCAGGCACTCAAGCCCGGCGGTCGGGGCGTCTTCGACGTTCGCGCACTCTCTCGCGATTCCGCCCGGAAGCTCTTCCGCACGGGGCTCCTCACGAATCTGCTGAACCCAAAAACGGCCGTGATGTATCTTGCGCTGATTCCGCAGTTCATCGATGCGGGCCGGGGAGGAACAATTGTCCAGGGCTTCTCCCTCGGAGCGATCCAGATTGCCATGAGCATGCTTGTGAACGCGCTGATCGTCCTCGGCGCCGGGGCGATCTCTGCATTCCTCTCCGCCAGGCCGAGCTGGACGAAGTGGCAGCGACGCGTCACCGGTTCAGCGCTCGGCCTAGTAGCGGTCCTCCTCGCGCGGGAGGTACCAGAAAGGGCGCGCATATAG
- a CDS encoding CGNR zinc finger domain-containing protein, which translates to MHLNPYGEYAVLLAASLANAWPTDRDGLVQRTREFGMTMDYKPPAGDDHEQTRDVIDAWLSVVDESDPQNRAALLNAQMAAAAAYPRLTDHDGEGWHLHYRDPDQALPQVLLAVISVGTALHLSTRGAHRLSRCAAGSSSGDPCRAVVVDVTRNGRQRYCSVRCANRDNVRKHRARAKLGRNVS; encoded by the coding sequence ATGCATCTCAACCCTTACGGTGAGTACGCGGTACTCCTCGCCGCCTCGCTGGCCAACGCTTGGCCAACCGACAGGGACGGTCTCGTGCAGCGGACTCGCGAGTTCGGTATGACGATGGACTACAAGCCCCCCGCCGGAGACGATCATGAGCAAACCCGCGACGTCATTGACGCGTGGCTCTCAGTCGTCGATGAAAGCGATCCGCAGAACAGGGCCGCTCTGTTGAACGCCCAGATGGCTGCTGCCGCCGCCTATCCGCGCCTCACCGATCACGACGGTGAAGGATGGCATCTTCACTACCGCGACCCCGACCAGGCCCTTCCGCAGGTATTGCTCGCCGTGATCAGTGTCGGAACTGCACTGCACCTCAGCACTCGCGGCGCTCACAGACTCAGCCGATGCGCCGCAGGGAGTTCATCCGGCGATCCCTGCAGGGCAGTCGTGGTCGATGTCACCCGCAACGGTCGCCAGCGCTACTGCTCCGTGCGCTGCGCAAACCGTGACAACGTCCGCAAACACCGCGCCCGCGCGAAGCTAGGCCGCAATGTGTCGTAA